ATCTCGCTCTCCCAGGCACGGGAATCGACCGCGTGCTCGGGCGCGATGCGGATCGGCGCAAAGCCCCGCTCCTGCGCCGTGGCGATCTGGCGGGCGGTGACCGGCGAAACCGAGCCCGAGACGACGGCGATCTGCGCGACGGCTCCCGGCGAAGCCAGGGCGGGTGCCGCAGGCAGCAGGCCCGCGGCGCGCCAATGCGCCACGAGCGCCGCCTCGACGCCCTGCGAGCCGATGGCGAAACAGGGCTGCCCCCCGCGCTGCCAGAGGAGGCGGCCCGCCTCCTCCAGGGTCTGCGCATCCATGACGTCGATCGAGACGATGGCTGCGCCCTCCGCGAGGGCGGCGTCCAGCGCAGCGTCACCCGCGCCCCGCTTCATCGCGACGAAATCGACGAGGCCGATGGGCAACTGCGTCTGGCGCGCGAGATGGCGGCCGAGATCGGCCTCGTCCATCGGCGTCACCGGGTGGCGCGCCATGACGGGATGCCGGTCGAGCCGGTAGCCGCGGCCATGGGCGAGCGCGAAGAGATGGCCGAAGCTCTGGAAGCGGCCCATGCCGGGCTCGCCGACGACGAGCGGAATCCAGCCGTCGAAGACCCCCGCACCGATCTCCGCTGCCCGCCCGATCGAGCCGATATGGGGTGCGGAATCGAAGGTGGAGCAGACCTTGTAATGGAAGACGGGGGCTCCGAGCGCTTTCAGGCCGGCGAAGATCGGCGGCAGGTGCTCGTCCATCCAGGCCGGGCTGCGCGAGCGCGCGACACCGGCAATGCCGATGCCGCGACAGTGCCGGAAAGCGGACAGACGCTCCGCCGTCGGCGGGGCGAGGAACAGCACCGTCTCGAGCCCGGCGAAGGCGAGCGCCTCCATCGAGGCCGACGAGCCGGTGAAATCATCGCCGTAGAAGGCGACGAGCGGCCCCGCCGGGAGCGGGCGCGTCGCGCTCACGCCGCGATCTCCAGCGCCCGGCCGAGTTCGGGATGGGTACGCGCGTGCTCGGCCAGCGGGATTCCGGCGATTGCCGCCGCCCAAGCCTCGCGCAGCGAGCGCACACCTGCCGCAACGC
This portion of the Bosea sp. OAE506 genome encodes:
- a CDS encoding four-carbon acid sugar kinase family protein — encoded protein: MSATRPLPAGPLVAFYGDDFTGSSASMEALAFAGLETVLFLAPPTAERLSAFRHCRGIGIAGVARSRSPAWMDEHLPPIFAGLKALGAPVFHYKVCSTFDSAPHIGSIGRAAEIGAGVFDGWIPLVVGEPGMGRFQSFGHLFALAHGRGYRLDRHPVMARHPVTPMDEADLGRHLARQTQLPIGLVDFVAMKRGAGDAALDAALAEGAAIVSIDVMDAQTLEEAGRLLWQRGGQPCFAIGSQGVEAALVAHWRAAGLLPAAPALASPGAVAQIAVVSGSVSPVTARQIATAQERGFAPIRIAPEHAVDSRAWESEIETATQRALAALAEGQSPLVFSAQGPDDPAVARLREAVAVAGLTIEAVNDRIGAALGTILDRVLRETRLTRAVISGGDTSSHAAAQLGIDALTAIAPMAPGSPLCRAHAPQPERDGLELVLKGGQVGGDDFFDAVRQGGAA